A window from Salvia miltiorrhiza cultivar Shanhuang (shh) chromosome 2, IMPLAD_Smil_shh, whole genome shotgun sequence encodes these proteins:
- the LOC131013183 gene encoding uncharacterized protein LOC131013183 isoform X1, translating into MDNFGVGGVAGEGIRVPDESNTVVPQTPTFVLNGFADDGTRLQPIESDTVVPETPSFVLGCFVDDGIRVQAVESETVVPETPSFVLDGFTDDGIRVQVVESETVVPETPSFVLDGFADDGIRVQAVESETVVPETPSFVLDGFAGDGIRVPIESASVEPETPPSLLDGWAVDWSYDRKIRYLKLLDVWCPGVLALYTQVKKFYFMPCDCLMRFMLVDCLAL; encoded by the coding sequence ATGGACAATTTCGGTGTTGGTGGCGTCGCCGGTGAGGGGATTCGAGTTCCAGACGAATCTAACACGGTGGTGCCCCAAACTCCGACTTTCGTCCTTAATGGCTTCGCCGACGATGGGACTCGACTTCAGCCAATCGAATCTGACACGGTGGTGCCCGAAACTCCGAGTTTCGTCCTTGGTTGCTTTGTCGATGATGGGATTCGAGTTCAGGCAGTCGAATCTGAGACGGTGGTGCCCGAAACTCCGAGTTTCGTTCTTGATGGCTTCACCGATGATGGGATTCGAGTTCAGGTAGTCGAATCTGAGACGGTGGTGCCCGAAACTCCGAGTTTCGTTCTTGATGGCTTCGCCGATGATGGGATTCGAGTTCAGGCAGTCGAATCTGAGACGGTGGTGCCTGAAACTCCGAGTTTCGTTCTTGATGGCTTCGCCGGTGATGGGATTCGAGTTCCAATCGAATCTGCCAGTGTGGAGCCTGAAACTCCACCATCTTTACTTGATGGTTGGGCCGTTGACTGGTCCTATGACAGAAAAATACGGTACCTTAAATTGCTAGACGTCTGGTGTCCTGGAGTCTTAGCCCTCTACACTCAGgttaagaaattttattttatgcccTGTGATTGTCTGATGAGATTTATGTTGGTGGATTGTCTTGCCCTGTGA
- the LOC131013183 gene encoding uncharacterized protein LOC131013183 isoform X4 — translation MDNFGVGGVAGEGIRVPDESNTVVPQTPTFVLNGFADDGTRLQPIESDTVVPETPSFVLGCFVDDGIRVQAVESETVVPETPSFVLDGFTDDGIRVQVVESETVVPETPSFVLDGFADDGIRVQAVESETVVPETPSFVLDGFAGDGIRVPIESASVEPETPPSLLDGWAVDWSYDRKIRYLKLLDVWCPGVLALYTQ, via the exons ATGGACAATTTCGGTGTTGGTGGCGTCGCCGGTGAGGGGATTCGAGTTCCAGACGAATCTAACACGGTGGTGCCCCAAACTCCGACTTTCGTCCTTAATGGCTTCGCCGACGATGGGACTCGACTTCAGCCAATCGAATCTGACACGGTGGTGCCCGAAACTCCGAGTTTCGTCCTTGGTTGCTTTGTCGATGATGGGATTCGAGTTCAGGCAGTCGAATCTGAGACGGTGGTGCCCGAAACTCCGAGTTTCGTTCTTGATGGCTTCACCGATGATGGGATTCGAGTTCAGGTAGTCGAATCTGAGACGGTGGTGCCCGAAACTCCGAGTTTCGTTCTTGATGGCTTCGCCGATGATGGGATTCGAGTTCAGGCAGTCGAATCTGAGACGGTGGTGCCTGAAACTCCGAGTTTCGTTCTTGATGGCTTCGCCGGTGATGGGATTCGAGTTCCAATCGAATCTGCCAGTGTGGAGCCTGAAACTCCACCATCTTTACTTGATGGTTGGGCCGTTGACTGGTCCTATGACAGAAAAATACGGTACCTTAAATTGCTAGACGTCTGGTGTCCTGGAGTCTTAGCCCTCTACACTCAG TGA
- the LOC131013183 gene encoding uncharacterized protein LOC131013183 isoform X2, producing MDNFGVGGVAGEGIRVPDESNTVVPQTPTFVLNGFADDGTRLQPIESDTVVPETPSFVLGCFVDDGIRVQAVESETVVPETPSFVLDGFTDDGIRVQVVESETVVPETPSFVLDGFADDGIRVQAVESETVVPETPSFVLDGFAGDGIRVPIESASVEPETPPSLLDGWAVDWSYDRKIRYLKLLDVWCPGVLALYTQGFQRLAAALQLSRSCRLIFG from the exons ATGGACAATTTCGGTGTTGGTGGCGTCGCCGGTGAGGGGATTCGAGTTCCAGACGAATCTAACACGGTGGTGCCCCAAACTCCGACTTTCGTCCTTAATGGCTTCGCCGACGATGGGACTCGACTTCAGCCAATCGAATCTGACACGGTGGTGCCCGAAACTCCGAGTTTCGTCCTTGGTTGCTTTGTCGATGATGGGATTCGAGTTCAGGCAGTCGAATCTGAGACGGTGGTGCCCGAAACTCCGAGTTTCGTTCTTGATGGCTTCACCGATGATGGGATTCGAGTTCAGGTAGTCGAATCTGAGACGGTGGTGCCCGAAACTCCGAGTTTCGTTCTTGATGGCTTCGCCGATGATGGGATTCGAGTTCAGGCAGTCGAATCTGAGACGGTGGTGCCTGAAACTCCGAGTTTCGTTCTTGATGGCTTCGCCGGTGATGGGATTCGAGTTCCAATCGAATCTGCCAGTGTGGAGCCTGAAACTCCACCATCTTTACTTGATGGTTGGGCCGTTGACTGGTCCTATGACAGAAAAATACGGTACCTTAAATTGCTAGACGTCTGGTGTCCTGGAGTCTTAGCCCTCTACACTCAG GGTTTCCAGAGACTAGCTGCTGCTCTGCAACTTTCCAGATCTTGTAGACTGATTTTCGGGTGA
- the LOC131013182 gene encoding auxin-responsive protein IAA18-like gives MEGYSRKDEGCHQFLDLVMKERELHARISDEKLHGFSEEKKLELRLAPPGEDWTTNNNNNKNSKNSSGFGHFSDNPCAQNPVFKSPWQQQQASSHFLHLQSQPCSNRAAPDLKNPEKKTFSPANLAVPNNSAQKRTAPAPVVGWPPIRSFRKNLASGGSSKLSSELGDVVENKSANSKPKENCAKTMFVKINMDGIPIGRKVDLKAYDSYEKLSFAVDELFRGLLAAQGDGGVESDGGKVIGGLLDGNREYTFVYEDNEGDRMLVGDVPWHMFVSTVKRLRVLKSSELPTLSRGGKQRKHMALDASQK, from the exons ATGGAGGGCTATTCAAGAAAAGATGAAGGGTGTCACCAGTTTCTTGATTTGGTcatgaaagagagagaattgCATGCTAGAATCTCAGATGAAAAGCTCCATGGGTTTTCAGAAGAGAAGAAGCTTGAACTAAGGCTTGCTCCACCAGGTGAAGATTGGACgaccaacaacaacaacaacaaaaacagcaaaaattCCTCAGGATTTGGACATTTTTCAGACAACCCTTGTGCTCAAAATCCTGTCTTTAAATCTCCATGGCAGCAGCAGCAAGCATCTTCTCATTTTCTCCACCTTCAGTCACAGCCCTGTAGCAATAGAGCAGCACCAGATTTGAAAAATCCAGAAAAGAAGACATTTTCACCTGCAAATCTAGCTGTGCCCAACAACAGTGCTCAGAAAAG GACTGCACCTGCACCAGTGGTGGGATGGCCGCCTATCCGATCTTTTCGAAAGAATCTAGCAAGTGGTGGTTCTTCTAAATTGTCCTCAGAGCTGGGAGATGTGGTTGAGAACAAAAGTGCAAATTCGAAACCTAAAGAAAACTgcgcgaaaaccatgtttgtgaAGATAAACATGGATGGTATTCCTATAGGAAGGAAAGTGGATCTCAAAGCCTATGATAGCTATGAGAAGCTCTCATTTGCTGTTGATGAGCTCTTTAGAGGCCTTCTTGCCG CTCAAGGTGATGGGGGAGTCGAGAGCGATGGAGGGAAGGTGATCGGGGGCTTGCTCGATGGGAATCGGGAATATACCTTTGTGTATGAGGATAATGAAGGGGACAGGATGCTTGTTGGAGATGTCCCTTGGCA CATGTTCGTCTCGACTGTCAAGAGGCTGCGTGTCTTGAAAAGCTCAGAACTCCCTACGTTGTCGC GAGGAGGCAAACAGAGGAAACATATGGCGCTGGATGCTTCGCAGAAATGA
- the LOC131013183 gene encoding uncharacterized protein LOC131013183 isoform X3, with amino-acid sequence MDNFGVGGVAGEGIRVPDESNTVVPQTPTFVLNGFADDGTRLQPIESDTVVPETPSFVLGCFVDDGIRVQAVESETVVPETPSFVLDGFTDDGIRVQVVESETVVPETPSFVLDGFADDGIRVQAVESETVVPETPSFVLDGFAGDGIRVPIESASVEPETPPSLLDGWAVDWSYDRKIRYLKLLDVWCPGVLALYTQQYDRVSRD; translated from the exons ATGGACAATTTCGGTGTTGGTGGCGTCGCCGGTGAGGGGATTCGAGTTCCAGACGAATCTAACACGGTGGTGCCCCAAACTCCGACTTTCGTCCTTAATGGCTTCGCCGACGATGGGACTCGACTTCAGCCAATCGAATCTGACACGGTGGTGCCCGAAACTCCGAGTTTCGTCCTTGGTTGCTTTGTCGATGATGGGATTCGAGTTCAGGCAGTCGAATCTGAGACGGTGGTGCCCGAAACTCCGAGTTTCGTTCTTGATGGCTTCACCGATGATGGGATTCGAGTTCAGGTAGTCGAATCTGAGACGGTGGTGCCCGAAACTCCGAGTTTCGTTCTTGATGGCTTCGCCGATGATGGGATTCGAGTTCAGGCAGTCGAATCTGAGACGGTGGTGCCTGAAACTCCGAGTTTCGTTCTTGATGGCTTCGCCGGTGATGGGATTCGAGTTCCAATCGAATCTGCCAGTGTGGAGCCTGAAACTCCACCATCTTTACTTGATGGTTGGGCCGTTGACTGGTCCTATGACAGAAAAATACGGTACCTTAAATTGCTAGACGTCTGGTGTCCTGGAGTCTTAGCCCTCTACACTCAG CAATATGACAGGGTTTCCAGAGACTAG